From one Nyctibius grandis isolate bNycGra1 chromosome 20, bNycGra1.pri, whole genome shotgun sequence genomic stretch:
- the MYPN gene encoding myopalladin: protein MQDDSLESSTSISQLLRESYLAETKHQGKSEGSRSETASHNFHYGNASGDADEVAAQDDLPDLSAFLSQEELHESVNLARQAIDQNPLETKQDELKAHSHHPPDQLKNTVKHKQMAQSTALKTSDNDLKKHLPSESESKKEFLNKAADFIEELSSLFKAHNSERIRPRTCKNYRSKIDSKNKPAQKGSSSLSSTPESRERLSIPAPQDLEHKAEKTVEQTDDQQSANLESINQLTSAEQKTESESASVYSDEPIGQPPRFTQKLKSREVAEGTKVQLDCIVVGIPAPEVRWYCEGKELENSPDIQIIQTGDQHSLIIVEAFEEDTGRYSCFASNIYGTDSTSAEIYVEGVSSSDSEGEFIKDEMDHKPKPADTSLNAASPAVRTATKHQETSRAPSAMVQPVSVPVQPVSTPVNQAQSPTNYLQGLDGRPIIAAPVFTKMLQDISASEGQLVVFECRVKGAPSPKVEWYREGTLIEDSPDFRILQKKPRSMAEPEEICTLVIAEVFSEDSGSFTCTASNKYGTVSSIAHLTVKASEDSSNAATLHTMSSINSIAAEHQPPPHTPSHRVVNQTPKPKLEGVLVNHNEPRSSSKIGLRVHFKLPEDDKGSESSPEDGRGATNHIRPNNFQERINGQPTKIPEPTSPSKEPPPVLAKPKLDQTQLKQLQNQVLLEQQVHQTSTRELSFSTALLNSATSLHQQSTSTMYKQSKASASQAFGYTRPKQFLPSQTTPPTSSSSSSSVIIFSNVPQGTQRTNNKENFTGNPPPAQSRSSGGFTSKSEQSLSSPKESMVPPLTLSISSVKQFQTQSVTPAPLSPTGRIQNPVAFLSAVLPSLPTVPSTNAMGLPRSTPATPTQGLTKKNLKPLPLATDDAIRENKAALVKDLERKLHFREDANQQSSQQEYRISSFEQRLMNEIEFRLERTPVDESDDEVQHEEIPTGKYIAPIFDKRLKHFRVMEGSPITFTCKIVGIPVPKVYWFKDGKQISKKNTHFKMYREEDGTCSLHIEASTSDDDGNYTIMAANPQGRISCSGHLMVQSIPVRGRISTIQPHRTRPRVPEGDKETVQERFFRPYFLQAPGDMVAHEGRLCRLDCKVSGLPTPDLTWLLNGKRVLPDGTHKMLVRETGVHSLLIDPLSQNDAGTYTCLATNKTGQNSFSLELTVVAKEVKKAPRFLEKLQNCGVPEGYPVRLECRVVGMPPPIFYWKKDNETIPSNRERMSMHQDTTGYVCLLIQPAKKADAGWYTLSAKNEAGIVSCTARLDIYAQWHHQIPQPIKLRPGSSRYANLTSQGLDIFSTFPTTESPVLFSSPTQKVVESEEL from the exons ATGCAAGACGACAGTTTAGAATCCTCAACTTCAATATCTCAACTTCTGAGAGAAAGTTATTTAGCTGAAACTAAACATCAAGGGAAGAGTGAAGGAAGCAGATCAGAAACAGCTTCTCATAATTTCCATTATGGCAACGCTTCTGGTGATGCAGATGAGGTAGCTGCCCAAGATGACCTTCCAGATCTCTCTGCCTTTTTGAGCCAAGAAGAGCTACACGAAAGTGTAAACCTGGCAAGACAAGCTATTGATCAGAATCCACTGGAAACTAAACAAGACGAGCTTAAGGCACATTCACACCATCCCCCAGATCAGctgaaaaacacagtaaaacatAAACAAATGGCTCAGTCTACAGCTTTGAAAACATCAGACAATGACCTAAAGAAACACCTCCCTTCTGAATCAGAATCAAAAAAGGAATTCCTAAACAAGGCGGCAGATTTTATTGAGGAGCTCTCGTCACTTTTCAAAGCTCACAACTCTGAAAGAATCAGACCCCGAACATGCAAAAACTACAGGAGTAAAATCGATTCTAAGAATAAGCCTGCTCAAAAAGGTAGCTCTAGCCTATCTAGCAcaccagaaagcagagaaaggctTTCCATTCCAGCACCTCAAGACCTGGaacacaaagcagagaaaacagttgaacaAACAGATGATCAACAGTCAGCAAACTTGGAGTCTATCAATCAATTAACAAGTGCAGAGCAAAAAACAGAGTCAGAATCTGCATCTGTATATTCTGATGAGCCTATTGGACAACCACCACGCTTTACTCAAAAACTGAAGAGCAGGGAAGTTGCTGAAGGAACCAAAGTGCAATTGGACTGCATTGTGGTAGGAATCCCAGCACCTGAAGTCAG GTGGTACTGTGAAGGGAAGGAGCTTGAAAACTCACCAGACATTCAGATTATCCAGACAGGTGATCAACACTCATTGATTATTGTTGAAGCCTTTGAGGAGGATACAGGACGTTACTCGTGCTTTGCTTCAAACATCTATGGCACAGACTCCACTTCTGCAGAGATTTACGTAGAAG gAGTCTCTTCTTCTGATTCTGAAGGTGAATTCATCAAAGACGAAATGGATCA CAAACCAAAGCCAGCTGACACCTCCTTGAATGCAGCATCTCCTGCTGTTAGAACTGCAACCAAGCATCAAGAAACCTCCAGGGCACCATCTGCCATGGTTCAGCCTGTGTCTGTACCTGTCCAGCCTGTGTCAACACCAGTTAATCAG GCTCAAAGCCCCACTAACTATTTGCAAGGACTGGATGGAAGACCTATAATTGCTGCGCCTGTATTTACAAAG ATGTTACAGGATATTTCAGCTTCTGAGGGGCAGCTTGTTGTCTTTGAATGTCGAGTGAAAGGAGCTCCTTCCCCAAAGGTTGAATGGTATAGAGAAGGAACACTGATAGAAGATTCTCCAGATTTTAGAATATTACAGAAAA AACCTCGATCTATGGCTGAACCAG AGGAAATTTGTACCCTCGTTATTGCCGAAGTATTTTCAGAAGATTCTGGCAGTTTCACCTGTACTGCAAGCAATAAATATGGCACAGTATCTAGTATAGCTCATCTAACTGTCAAAG CATCCGAAGACAGTAGTAATGCTGCTACCCTTCACACAATGAGCTCCATCAACTCAATTGCTGCTGAACATCAACCTCCCCCACATACTCCTTCCCATCGTGTAGTAAATCAAACCCCCAAACCTAAACTTGAAGGTGTTCTTGTGAACCACAATGAACCCAGATCGAGTTCCAAGATAGGTCTTCGTGTGCACTTCAAGCTGCCTGAAGATGATAAAGGAAGTGAATCATCACCAGAGGATGGACGTGGCGCTACCAACCACATCAGACCCAACAATTTCCAAGAGAGGATAAATGGGCAGCCAACGAAAATACCAGAGCCAACATCGCCATCCAAGGAACCCCCCCCAGTACTGGCTAAACCAAAGCT TGATCAGACCCAGTTAAAACAGCTCCAGAACCAGGTCTTGCTTGAACAGCAGGTGCATCAGACATCTACAAGAGAATTGTCATTCAGTACAGCTTTATTGAATTCTGCTACTTCACTCCATCAACAGTCCACCTCAACGATgtacaaacaaagcaaagcctCTGCTTCGCAAGCATTCGGCTATACCCGGCCTAAGCAGTTCCTGCCATCGCAAACCACACCACCTACCAGCTCCTCTTCTAGCTCCTCAGTTATAATATTCAGCAACGTCCCTCAAGGAACTCAAAGAACaaataacaaggaaaatttCACAGGAAATCCTCCACCTGCCCAATCAAGGTCTTCAGGAGGGTTTACCAGCAAAAGTGAACAGTCTCTATCAAGCCCGAAAGAATCCATGGTGCCTCCACTAACACTTTCTATATCTAGTGTAAAACAGTTTCAGACTCAGAGTGTGactcctgctcctctctccccaaCTGGACGGATTCAGAATCCAGTAGCTTTCCTCAGTGCTGTTCTTCCTTCACTTCCTACTGTGCCATCAACCAATGCTATGGGACTGCCCAGAAGTACACCAGCCAC ccCGACCCAGGgattaacaaagaaaaatctgaagccTCTGCCGTTAGCAACAGATGATGCTATTCGGGAAAATAAAGCTGCACTTGTAAAGgacttggaaagaaaactgcatttcagagAGGATGCTAATCAACAAAGTAGTCAGCAG GAATACAGGATTTCAAGCTTTGAGCAGAGGTTGATGAACGAAATAGAATTTCGCCTCGAACGTACCCCGGTGGATGAATCAGACGATGAAGTCCAACACGAGGAAATCCCTACAGGCAAATACATAGCACCCATCTTTGATAAGAGACTCAAGCATTTTCGGGTAATGGAAGGATCTCCTATTACATTCACTTGCAAAATAGTTGGAATACCTGTTCCCAAG GTATACTGGTTCAAGGATGGCAAGcagatttcaaagaaaaacacgCATTTCAAAATGTACAGAGAAGAAGATGGAACATGTTCTTTACATATTGAAGCTTCTACTAGTGATGATGATGGCAACTATACGATTATGGCTGCAAACCCACAA GGGAGAATCAGTTGTTCAGGCCACCTGATGGTTCAGAGTATCCCTGTTCGGGGCCGGATATCAACAATTCAGCCTCACag AACACGACCCCGAGTGCCAGAAGGAGACAAAGAGACAGTTCAAGAACGCTTTTTCAGGCCATACTTTCTACAGGCTCCAGGTGACATGGTGGCACACGAAGGGCGACTTTGTAGGTTGGATTGTAAG GTGAGTGGGTTACCAACTCCAGACCTGACGTGGCTTCTGAACGGCAAACGTGTGCTACCAGATGGCACCCACAAGATGCTGGTCAGAGAGACTGGAGTTCACTCTCTGCTTATTGATCCTCTCTCACAAAATGATGCTGGGACTTATACTTGCCTTGCCACTAATAAAACAGGACAAAATTCATTCAGTCTGGAGCTCACTGTTGTAG caaaggaagtaaaaaaagcCCCCAGGTTTTTGGAGAAGCTTCAGAACTGTGGTGTTCCTGAAGGGTACCCCGTCAGATTAGAGTGTCGAGTTGTGGGAATGCCACCCCCCATATTTTACTGGAAGAAGGATAACGAGACCATCCCATCAAACAGAGAGAGGATGAG CATGCATCAAGATACAACAGGGTACGTCTGCCTCCTGATTCAACCTGCCAAGAAAGCAGATGCTGGCTGGTATACCTTGTCTGCAAAAAATGAAGCTGGTATTGTCTCTTGTACTGCTAGACTTGACATATATG